The genomic region AGCTGGTGCACCCGGCCCACACGCTCTCGCCCAGCCGCGACTGCATCTCGGTGTCGAAGGCCTCCCAGACCTCCGGGCGCGGGGCCAGGGCGCGGGCCCGGCCGTCGGCGAGGCGGCGCGCGACCTGCGCGACGTACCCCGCCTGGGCCTCCATCATCGCGATGATCGAGCTGCCGCCGAGGTTGGTGTTGGGGCCGTAGATGCTGAACAGGTTGGGGAAGCCGGGCACGCCCATGCCCAGGTGGGCCCGGGCGCCGTCGGCCCAGACGTCGCCCAGCCGGGTGCCGTCGGGGGCGACCACGTCGAGCCCGCGCAGGAAGTCGGTGGCCGCGAAGCCGGTGCCCCAGATCAGCACGTCGGCCTCGTGCAGGGTGCCGTCGGCGGCACGCACCCCGCCGGGCTCCACGCCGGTGACCGGCCCGGTGACCACGTCGACGTGCTCGCGGTCGAGGGTGCGGTACCAGTCGTTGGAGAAGAGCAGGCGCTTGCAGCCCAGCGGGTAGTCCGGCACCAGCCGCGACCGCAGGCCCGCGTCCTTGACGGTGAGCCGCAGGTGGGCGCGCCAAGCGGCCTCGAGCGCCTTGGTCATCGGCTTCGAGAGCCGGCTCTCGCCGGCCAGGGCCCCGTTGAGCTGCTCGGTGAGCCAGAAGACCGTGCGCCGCTCGGCGGCCAGGGTGCCGGGCAGGCGCCGGAAGAGCGCGTGGTGGCGCGCCGAGTAGGCCTGGTCGGGCTTGGGCACCACGTAGGGCGCCGAGCGCTGGAAGACGGTGAGGGAGGCGACCTCGTCGGCGATGCCGGGCACGAACTGGATCGCGCTGGCGCCGGTGCCGACCACCGCGACCCGCTTCCCGGCCAGGTCGACGTCGTGGCGCCACTGCGCGGAGTGGAAGGTCGGCCCGGTGAAGTCGTCGCGGCCCGGCAGGTCGGGCATCACCGGCTCGGAGAGCTGGCCGGTGGCCAGCACCAGCACGTCGGCGGCGTACGTCGGCCCGGCCGCGCCGTCCACCTCGGTCGAGACCTGCCACGCCTCGCCGTCGTGGCGCGCGCCGGTCACGGTGGTGCCGGTGACCACGGCGTCGAGCAGGCCGTGCTCGGCCGCGGTGCGCCGGATGTAGTCGAGGATCTCGGGCTGCGGGGAGTAGCGGCGGCCCCAGGCCAGGTTGGGCGACCACGACCAGGAGTAGAGCGGCGACGGCACGTCGCAGGCCGCGTTGGGGTAGGTGTTCTCGCGCCACACGCCGCCGACCTCGTCGGCGCGCTCCAGCACGGTCACGTCGGTGACGCCCTGCTCGTGCAGCGCGTGCACGACGCCCAGGCCGCCGAAGCCGGCGCCGACCACGACGACGCGCGGCGACCGGACGGCGGGGCCGGGGGAGGACGGGGCGGGCGAGGCGGGTGAGGCGGCCGGGTCGGGGGAGGTCATGCCCAGGACGCTAGGGCCGGCGGGCGCCGCGGGGGAGACATCGGGCGCAATCGAGTTGACAATAGCGGACATGACCCGCCCGCTGCCTCCCGCGCAGGCTCCCGGCCCCGACGTGCCGCGCTCGGCCGACGGGGTCCGCCACCTGCTGCGCTGGGCCGGCGCCCGCGGCCACGACCCGGCCGCGCTCCTGCTCGGCACCGGGCTGCGGCTCGACGACCTCGGGCCGGGCGGGGTGCGCGAGGTGACCGCCGCGCAGGAGCTGCGGGTCGTGCGCGCCCTGCGCCAGCGGGCCCCCGGCGCGGGCGCCGCCGTGGGGGCGGCGTACGACGTGGGCACCTTCGGGGCGCTGGGCTTCGCGCTGATGACCAGCCGCACCCTGCTGGACGTGGTGACGGTGGCGCTGCGCTTCTTCGACCTCAGCTACGCCTTCGTGGTGCCGAGCGTCGAGGTCGTCGGCGACGACGTGGTCGCCGAGCTCGACGGCAGCGCGCTGCCCGCCGACGTGCGGGCCTTCCTGGTGGCGCGCGACGCGACGGCGGTTCGCACCGTGCTCGACTCGCTGCTGCCGGGCGGGGTCGGCGCGCACCTCGACGTGGGCCCCCACCAGGCGGTGCTGCGCTTCGCCGCCACCGAGCTCGACCGGCCGCTGGCCAGCGGCGACGACCGTCGCCGCGCCCTCGCCGAGGCGGTCTGCCGCGACCTGGCCGCCGACCGGCGCAGCGCCTCCGGGCTGCCCCAGCAGGTGCGGGTGCTGATCACCCAGCGCCTGGCCGACGGCGCCCCGATGGCGGTGGTGGCCGCGGCCCTGGGCCGCACCGACCGCACCCTGCGCCGCCAGCTCGCCGCCGCCGGCACGTCGTACCGCGCGCTGCTCGACGAGGTACGCCGCGCGCTGGCCGCCGACCTGCTCCGCGCCGGGCTGCCGGTCGCCGACGTCGCCGCCCGCCTGGGGTACGCCGAGCCCGCGGCGCTGGTGCACGCCCACCGGCGCTGGACCGGAAGGCCGCCCAGCGCGGCCCGTCGGGCTCGGGCACCCGGCGTTCACTGATCCGACGGCGAGG from Nocardioides salarius harbors:
- a CDS encoding flavin-containing monooxygenase, encoding MTSPDPAASPASPAPSSPGPAVRSPRVVVVGAGFGGLGVVHALHEQGVTDVTVLERADEVGGVWRENTYPNAACDVPSPLYSWSWSPNLAWGRRYSPQPEILDYIRRTAAEHGLLDAVVTGTTVTGARHDGEAWQVSTEVDGAAGPTYAADVLVLATGQLSEPVMPDLPGRDDFTGPTFHSAQWRHDVDLAGKRVAVVGTGASAIQFVPGIADEVASLTVFQRSAPYVVPKPDQAYSARHHALFRRLPGTLAAERRTVFWLTEQLNGALAGESRLSKPMTKALEAAWRAHLRLTVKDAGLRSRLVPDYPLGCKRLLFSNDWYRTLDREHVDVVTGPVTGVEPGGVRAADGTLHEADVLIWGTGFAATDFLRGLDVVAPDGTRLGDVWADGARAHLGMGVPGFPNLFSIYGPNTNLGGSSIIAMMEAQAGYVAQVARRLADGRARALAPRPEVWEAFDTEMQSRLGESVWAGCTSWYTDGPRITTNWPGLVAEYQRRTATVDWSELEEVG
- a CDS encoding helix-turn-helix domain-containing protein translates to MTRPLPPAQAPGPDVPRSADGVRHLLRWAGARGHDPAALLLGTGLRLDDLGPGGVREVTAAQELRVVRALRQRAPGAGAAVGAAYDVGTFGALGFALMTSRTLLDVVTVALRFFDLSYAFVVPSVEVVGDDVVAELDGSALPADVRAFLVARDATAVRTVLDSLLPGGVGAHLDVGPHQAVLRFAATELDRPLASGDDRRRALAEAVCRDLAADRRSASGLPQQVRVLITQRLADGAPMAVVAAALGRTDRTLRRQLAAAGTSYRALLDEVRRALAADLLRAGLPVADVAARLGYAEPAALVHAHRRWTGRPPSAARRARAPGVH